From Nicotiana tabacum cultivar K326 chromosome 20, ASM71507v2, whole genome shotgun sequence, one genomic window encodes:
- the LOC107804112 gene encoding methyltransferase FGSG_00040-like, which translates to MEEEEERMQNLRSKATELLLRKEFKDSIKTYTEYISLCHNQISNTHKNLDSNNLSKLKKSLCLALCNRAEAHLNLQEFPQALKDCNEASEIENTHFKTLLCKGKILLSLNQYGLALDCFKQASLDPNEFENSETLNGYLEKCKKLEFLSRTGAFDISDWVLNKFQGKSPELAEYIGPIEIKKSEISGRGLFVTKNVDCGSLILVTKAVAIERAIVPESIFQDSKEQAQLDMWKSFIEKIVKSAKKCNRTRDLIFKLSAGENEDDFEVPDIDLFRPEAEDCKFYDKNIDMKKLLNILDVNSLVEELVSSKVDGKNSDVHGIGLWLLASLINHSCDPNVRRSHVGDHMLIHASRDIKAGEELTLAYFDVFSPYRSREEKAKNWGFICKCKRCKLENGVGSKQEMMEFEMFVGKGVDMGGVVYRLEEGMRRWMVRGKGKGYLRASFWKVYSEVYESERLIRKWGSKIPIMESVVDSVVDAVGSDERIVKVLMRGLKRKGNGGNGILEMEKAMKLGRGLYGKVMKKQTLRTILFQLGN; encoded by the coding sequence atggaggaagaagaagagagaatgcAAAATCTCAGATCCAAAGCCACAGAACTTCTACTCAGAAAAGAATTTAAAGACTCCATAAAAACCTACACTGAATACATCTCCCTTTGCCACAACCAAATCTCAAACACCCACAAAAATCTTGATTCAAATAacctctcaaaactcaaaaaatccctcTGTTTAGCTCTCTGTAATCGCGCCGAAGCCCATTTAAATCTTCAAGAATTTCCTCAAGCTTTAAAAGATTGTAACGAAGCATCCGAAATCGAAAACACCCATTTCAAGACTCTCCTTTGTAAAGGTAAGATTTTGCTCAGTCTAAATCAATATGGATTAGCCTTAGACTGTTTTAAACAAGCAAGTCTTGATCCCAATGAGtttgaaaattctgaaactctTAATGGGTATTTAGAAAAGTGTAAAAAGCTTGAATTTTTATCAAGAACTGGTGCTTTTGATATATCAGATTGGGTACTCAATAAATTCCAAGGAAAATCCCCTGAGTTAGCAGAATACATTGGTCCAATAGAGATCAAAAAGTCTGAAATTAGTGGGCGTGGATTGTTTGTAACAAAGAATGTTGATTGTGGGAGTTTGATTTTAGTTACTAAAGCTGTTGCTATTGAAAGGGCTATAGTACCTGAATCCATTTTCCAAGATTCTAAGGAACAAGCTCAGTTAGATATGTGGAAAAGTTTTAttgaaaaaattgtgaaatctgCTAAAAAATGTAATCGAACGCGCGATTTGATTTTTAAGTTATCAGCTGGTGAAAATGAGGATGATTTTGAGGTTCCTGACATTGATTTatttaggcctgaggccgaggATTGTAAGTTTTATGATAAGAATATTGACATGAAAAAGTTGCTAAACATACTTGATGTGAACTCTCTTGTTGAGGAGTTGGTTTCATCAAAAGTTGATGGGAAAAACAGTGATGTACATGGCATTGGTCTTTGGCTTTTGGCTTCTTTGATAAACCATTCTTGTGATCCCAACGTGAGGCGATCCCACGTTGGCGATCACATGTTGATCCATGCTTCTAGAGACATAAAAGCAGGTGAAGAGCTCACATTGGCCTATTTTGATGTGTTTTCGCCCTATAGGAGTCGCGAAGAGAAGGCGAAAAATTGGGGCTTTATTTGTAAATGCAAAAGGTGTAAACTTGAAAATGGTGTTGGTTCAAAGCAAGAAATGATGGAATTTGAGATGTTTGTTGGGAAAGGAGTAGATATGGGAGGTGTAGTTTATAGATTAGAAGAAGGTATGAGGAGATGGATGGTGAGAGGAAAAGGTAAAGGGTATTTGAGAGCATCATTTTGGAAAGTGTATTCTGAAGTTTATGAGTCAGAAAGGTTAATAAggaaatggggaagcaagattccAATTATGGAAAGTGTGGTTGATAGTGTTGTGGATGCAGTAGGAAGTGATGAGAGAATTGTGAAGGTGTTGATGAGAGGATTGAAGAGAAAGGGAAATGGTGGTAATGGAATTTTAGAGATGGAAAAAGCAATGAAATTGGGAAGAGGATTGTATGGGAAAGTAATGAAGAAACAAACATTGAGGACTATATTATTTCAGCTTGGCAACTAA